A region of Deltaproteobacteria bacterium DNA encodes the following proteins:
- a CDS encoding ribulose-phosphate 3-epimerase, which translates to MKKIAPSILSADFTVLADELTAVETAKADYIHIDVMDGRFVPNITIGPFVVEAVRRATTLPLDVHLMIEEPERYAGAFAKAGADIITIHVEATAHLHKAVQAVKEQGVSAGVAVNPGTPLSAVEEIIGYADLLLVMSVNPGFSGQDFIEPVLQKVARAREMLDGRGLKAELEVDGGIKLGNIKAVSDAGADVFVAGSAVFGSDDYKKTIRAMKKEITPRR; encoded by the coding sequence GGCGGTGGAGACGGCCAAGGCCGACTATATCCACATCGACGTCATGGACGGACGCTTCGTGCCCAACATAACGATCGGACCCTTCGTGGTCGAGGCCGTGCGCCGGGCGACGACGCTTCCGCTGGACGTGCACCTCATGATAGAGGAGCCCGAGCGTTACGCGGGCGCCTTCGCCAAGGCCGGGGCCGACATCATAACCATACACGTCGAGGCGACGGCCCATCTGCACAAGGCCGTGCAGGCCGTAAAAGAGCAGGGCGTGAGCGCTGGAGTCGCCGTGAACCCCGGCACACCCCTGTCGGCCGTGGAAGAGATCATAGGGTACGCCGACCTGCTGCTCGTCATGTCGGTCAACCCGGGCTTCAGCGGCCAGGATTTCATAGAGCCCGTGCTCCAGAAGGTGGCCCGCGCAAGGGAGATGCTCGACGGACGGGGCCTTAAGGCCGAGCTCGAGGTGGACGGCGGCATAAAGCTCGGCAACATCAAGGCCGTCTCCGACGCCGGGGCCGACGTGTTCGTGGCGGGCTCGGCCGTCTTCGGAAGCGACGACTACAAAAAGACTATCCGGGCCATGAAAAAGGAGATAACTCCAAGGCGATGA